A part of Scophthalmus maximus strain ysfricsl-2021 chromosome 20, ASM2237912v1, whole genome shotgun sequence genomic DNA contains:
- the slc30a5 gene encoding zinc transporter 5 — MEDKYSSNVLSGGQLGMVEVPNSRLTRYIVLLVVSKVLKALGIFESYDILKVVHIVQFIFILKLGTAVILLFFQKPFSSGKVISRRQWIKLLKHAVFSCVISLLGFFGLTLCGPLRTLLLFEHSDVVVIALLGVLFTSSGGGPSKTRGAALFIIAVICLFLFDNDDLMAKMAEHPEGHHDSALTHFLYTAIAFLGVADHKGGVVLLVVSLCLKVGFHTASRKLSVEIGGSKRLYALDNLVSAMVLLPWVIVLSATTESKVESWSSLILPFGMIIFSVMILEFYVEAVCNAKMEAPRCARYGAVALFLSAVLLANFWTHPLTDQLRSIGKPPQQVSTEHVLSGGVLVSAVFFIMSSSILSSPSRKGHKGTLVGYSPEGTPLYNFMGDALQHTSQSLPRFIKESLKQILDEYDSRQIFYFLCLNLAFTFVELFYGVWTNSLGLISDGFHMLFDCSALVLGLFAALMTRWKATRIFSYGYGRVEILSGFINGLFLMVIAFFVFVESVTRVLDPPNINTDMLTPVSVGGLLVNLVGICAFSHAHSHGAKSCPSSDHGHSHHGHSHSEHSHGGHGHSHGGHGHGGHGHGGHGHSHGSGGGGMNANMRGVFLHVLADTLGSVGVIISTILIRQFGWLIADPICSLFIATLIFLSVIPLIKDACEVLLLRTPPENEKDLNIALEKVEKIEGVLSYRDPHFWRHSANVVAGTIHLQIMSDVVEQRIVQQVTAILKDAGVNNLSVQVEKEAYFQHMSGLSTGFHEVLAMTQQMESIKYLNDGTCIM; from the exons atggaagatAAATACAGCAGCAACGTCCTGTCGGGGGGGCAACTGGGCATGGTCGAGGTGCCCAACTCCAG GTTAACCCGGTACATAGTTCTACTTGTCGTCTCGAAGGTCCTCAAGGCTCTCGGGATCTTTGAGTCGTACGACATCCTCAAAGTTGTTCACATCGTCCAGTTCATCTTTATACTCAAATTAGG GACTGCTGttattctgcttttctttcaaaagcCTTTCTCGTCTGGTAAAGTCATCTCACGACGACAG tgGATAAAGCTTCTGAAACACGCTGTTTTCAGCTGCGTCATCTCTCTCCTGGGATTCTTTGGTCTAACTCTCTGTGGACCTCTGAG GACGTTGTTGCTGTTCGAGCACAGCGACGTGGTGGTCATCGCTCTCCTTGGCGTCCTGTTCACGAGCTCAGGCGGAGGCCCGTCCAAG ACCAGAGGTGCTGCGCTCTTCATCATCGCCGTgatctgcctcttcctcttcgacAACGATGACCTCATGGCGAAGATGGCCGAGCACC CTGAGGGACATCACGACAGCGCGCTCACTCATTTCCTCTACACGGCCATCGCCTTTTTAGGGGTTGCGGATCACAAA GGTGGAGTTGTTCTGCTGGTGGTGTCCCTGTGTCTGAAGGTGGGCTTCCACACGGCCTCCAGGAAGTTGTCGGTGGAAATTGGTGGATCAAAACGCCTCTACGCCCTCGACAACCTGGTGTCTGCCATGGTGCTGCTGCCCTGGGTCATAGTGCTGTCAGCCACCACGGAA AGTAAAGTCGAGTCGTGGTCGTCGCTCATCCTCCCGTTCGGCATGATCATCTTCTCCGTGATGATTCTGGAGTTTTACGTGGAGGCCGTGTGCAACGCCAAGATGGAGGCGCCCCGGTGCGCCCGCTACGGCGCCGTTGCCCTCTTCCTCAGCGCCGTGCTTCTCGCCAACTTCTGGACTCACCCGCTCACGGACCAGCTGCGCTCCATTGGCAAGCCGCCGCAGCAGGTCAGCACGGAGCACGTGCTCTCCGGGGGAGTGTTGGTCAGCGCCGTGTTCTTCATCATGT cgtCCAGCATTCTCTCGTCTCCTTCGAGGAAAGGTCACAAGGGCACCCTGGTGGGTTACTCGCCCGAGGGAACGCCGCTGTACAACTTCATGGGCGACGCCCTGCAGCACACGTCGCAGTCGCTGCCGCGGTTCATCAAAGAATCGCTGAAACAGATTCTGGACGAGTACGACTCCAGACAGATCTTCTATTTCCTGTGTCTCAACCTG GCTTTCACCTTCGTGGAGCTGTTCTACGGCGTCTGGACCAACAGCCTGGGCCTGATCTCCGACGGCTTCCACATGCTGTTCGACTGCTCCGCTCTGGTCCTGGGCCTGTTCGCTGCCCTCATGACCCGCTGGAAAGCCACCAGGATCTTCTCCTACGG GTATGGTCGTGTGGAAATACTTTCTGGCTTCATCAACGGCCTGTTCCTGATGGTCATcgctttctttgtctttgtcgaGTCCGTCACCCGCGTGTTGGACCCTCCCAATATCAACACGGACATGCTGACT CCGGTGTCTGTCGGAGGGTTACTGGTGAACCTGGTGGGAATCTGCGCTTTCAGTCACGCTCACTCCCACGGCGCCAAAAGCTGCCCGTCCAGTGACCACGGCCACTCGCACCATGGCCACTCCCACAGCGAGCACAGCCACGGAGGTCACGGCCACTCGCATGGAGGACACGGGCACGGCGGACACGGCCACGGCGGACACGGCCACTCCCACGGCTCGGGGGGCGGAGGCATGAACGCCAACATGAGAG gtgtTTTCCTCCACGTCCTGGCGGACACTCTGGGCAGCGTCGGCGTGATCATCTCCACCATCCTCATCCGGCAGTTCGGCTGGCTGATCGCCGACCCCATTTGCTCGCTCTTCATCGCCACGCTCATCTTCCTCAGCGTTATCCCTCTGATCAAAGACGCCTGCGAGGTTCTCCTCCTGCGAACTCCCCCGGAGAACGAGAAGGATCTGAACATCGCGCTGGAGAAG GTGGAGAAGATCGAAGGAGTTCTGTCGTACAGAGACCCTCATTTCTGGAGACATTCGGCCAACGTGGTCGCGGGAACCATCCACCTGCAGATCATGTCGGACGTGGTCGAGCAGAGGATCGTACAGCAG GTGACGGCCATTCTGAAAGACGCCGGCGTGAACAACCTGTCGGTGCAGGTGGAGAAGGAGGCGTACTTCCAACACATGTCTGGACTCAGCACCGGATTCCACGAAGTTCTGGCGATGACGCAGCAGATGGAGTCCATCAAATACCTGAACGACGGGACGTGCATCATGTGA
- the LOC118285167 gene encoding annexin A1, with protein MSLFRKFFQDIIRDRHPDGDTVKVKGKVKPKYYGTVTPYPNFNASSDAQVLKSAIETKGVDEDVIIAVLVRRNNEQRQKIKAVYEASTDRKLDSDLKSALRSDLEDVSLALLMTPAQFDAHLIRKATKRFGTDEDVLVEVLASRTNQEIRELKKAFREEYEVELEDVIKDETSGDFTAALLAMLAAKKDEDHDVDAELAESDAKTLFEAGENSKGIDVSTFIEILTTRSGPQLTRTFQEYADVSDLTLPKALFLELKGDIEDCLVDIVKCAWSKPAFFAEKLHKAMEGRGTCEKTLIRILVSRSEIDLKKIVEEYRAMYDVSLQEHILHDTEGHYQKVLLGLCGPH; from the exons ATGTCCCTGTTCAGGAAGTTTTTCCAAGACATCATCCGCGACAGACACCCTGACGGGGACACCGTCAAG GTGAAGGGGAAAGTGAAGCCCAAGTATTATGGGACGGTCACCCCGTACCCCAACTTCAACGCCAGCAGCGACGCACAAGTTCTCAAGAGCGCCATTGAGactaaag GAGTGGACGAGGACGTGATCATCGCCGTCCTGGTGAGGAGGAACAACGAGCAGCGGCAGAAGATCAAGGCCGTCTACGAGGCGTCCACCGACAGA AAGCTGGATTCAGATCTGAAGTCGGCCCTTCGCTCAGACCTGGAGGACGTCTCTCTGGCTCTGCTCATGACGCCGGCTCAGTTCGACGCCCACCTGATCAGGAAGGCCACAAAG CGCTTCGGCACAGACGAGGACGTCCTGGTGGAGGTTCTGGCGTCCAGGACCAACCAAGAGATTCGAGAGCTCAAGAAGGCCTTCAGAGAAG AGTACGAAGTGGAGCTGGAGGATGTGATAAAGGACGAGACCAGCGGCGACTTCACCGCGGCTCTTCTGGCCATGTTGGCGGCAAAGAAAGACGAGGACCACGACGTGGACGCGGAGCTGGCCGAGAGCGATGCAAAG aCTCTGTTTGAGGCGGGAGAGAATTCCAAAGGAATCGACGTGTCCACCTTCATCGAGATCCTGACCACGCGGAGCGGACCGCAGCTCACCAGGA CGTTCCAAGAGTACGCCGACGTCAGTGACCTCACGTTACCCAAGGCCCTGTTCCTGGAGCTGAAAGGAGACATCGAGGACTGTCTGGTTGACATCG TGAAATGTGCCTGGAGCAAACCGGCTTTCTTCGCCGAGAAGCTGCACAAGGCCATGgag GGCCGTGGCACATGCGAGAAGACGCTGATCAGGATTCTGGTGAGTCGCTCTGAGATCGACCTGAAGAAGATCGTGGAGGAATACAGGGCCATGTACGACGTTAGTCTGCAGGAACACATACtg CATGACACCGAGGGCCATTATCAGAAGGTCCTGCTCGGACTGTGCGGACCCCACTGA